One window from the genome of Prinia subflava isolate CZ2003 ecotype Zambia chromosome 2, Cam_Psub_1.2, whole genome shotgun sequence encodes:
- the UCN gene encoding urocortin: MRRALLTLLLLLARPPPAAARPATTDDSIPAAAGSIPAVGTGAQDRPLWPPLAPPPPGPWRGRRDEPPLSIDLTFHLLRHLLLLARAQSQRARADSNRRILDAVGR, encoded by the coding sequence ATGAGGCGGGCACTGCTCACCCTACTGCTGCTGctcgcccgcccgccgcccgccgccgcccgccccgccacCACCGACGACTCCATCCCGGCGGCCGCCGGTTCCATCCCGGCGGTCGGGACCGGGGCTCAGGACCGCCCGCTGTGGCCGCCGctggcgccgccgccgccggggccgtggCGAGGGCGGCGGGACGAGCCGCCGCTCTCCATCGACCTCACCTTCCACCTGCTGCggcacctgctgctgctcgCCCGCGCCCAGAGCCAGCGCGCCCGCGCCGACTCCAATCGCCGCATCCTCGACGCCGTGGGGCGCTGA
- the TRIM54 gene encoding tripartite motif-containing protein 54: MNFAVGLKPLLAEARSMESLEKQLICPICLEMFSKPVVILPCQHNLCRKCANDVFQASNPLWQSRGSSAVPSGGRFRCPSCRHEVVLDRHGVYGLQRNLLVENIIDIYKQESARPLHAKAEQHLMCEEHEDERINIYCLRCEAPTCSLCKVFGAHKDCEVAPLPAVYQRQKSELSDGIAMLVAGNDRIQAIITQMEEICHTIEENGRRQKQHVGLRFDALYGILEERKKELLQSIAAEQEAKLQRVRGLIHQYGDHLEASSKLVESAIQAMEEPQMALYLQHSKELLKKITDMSKASMSSRPEPGYENMDHFSINVDYVAEMLRTIEFQTEPLGEDEGDGPGDGSEAAVDEDQLDSLEVPEAAEDVGPRQKAASSPHGQH; the protein is encoded by the exons ATGAACTTCGCGGTGGGGCTGAAGCCGCTTCTGGCGGAGGCGCGAAGCATGGAGAGCCTGGAGAAGCAGCTCATCTGCCCCATCTGCCTGGAGATGTTCTCCAAGCCCGTGGtcatcctgccctgccagcacaaCCTCTGCCGCAAGTGCGCCAACGACGTCTTCCAG GCCTCCAACCCGCTGTGGCAGTCGCGGGGCTCCAGCGCCGTCCCGTCGGGCGGGCGGTTCCGGTGCCCGTCGTGCCGGCACGAGGTGGTGCTGGACCGGCACGGCGTGTACGGGCTGCAGCGGAACCTGCTCGTGGAGAACATCATCGACATCTACAAGCAGGAGTCGGCCCG ACCCCTTCACGCCAAGGCTGAGCAGCACCTCATGTGCGAGGAGCACGAGGACGAGCGCATCAACATCTACTGCCTGCGCTGCGAGGCGCCCACCTGCTCCCTGTGCAAGGTGTTCGGGGCGCACAAGGACTGCGAGGTGGCCCCGCTGCCGGCCGTCTACCAGCGCCAGAAG AGCGAGCTCAGCGACGGCATCGCCATGCTGGTGGCGGGGAACGATCGGATCCAGGCCATCATCACGCAGATGGAGGAGATCTGCCACACCATCGAG GAGAACGGCCGGCGGCAGAAGCAGCACGTGGGGCTGCGCTTCGACGCGCTCTACGGCAtcctggaggagaggaagaaggagctgctgcagagcatcGCCGCCGAGCAGGAGGCCAAGCTGCAGCGCGTCCGGGGGCTCATCCACCAGTACGGAGACCACCTGGAGGCCTCCTCCAAGTTGGTGGAGTCTGCCATCCAGGCCATGGAGGAGCCCCAGATGGCCCTGTACCTGCAG CACTCCAAGGAACTCCTGAAAAA gatCACAGACATGTCCAAGGCATCAATGAGCAGCCGCCCTGAGCCTGGCTATGAGAATATGGACCACTTCTCCATCAACGTGGACTACGTGGCTGAGATGCTGAGGACCATCGAGTTCCAGACAG AGCCACTGGGTGAGGATGAGGGTGATGGGCCTGGGGACGGCAGCGAGGCCGCAGTGGACGAGGACCAGCTGGACAGCCTGGAGGTGCCCGAAGCTGCAGAAG atGTGGGGCCGAGGCAGAAGGCAGCGAGTTCCCCCCATG GTCAGCACTGA
- the DNAJC5G gene encoding dnaJ homolog subfamily C member 5G → MAEPPRPQRKLSRVGESLYRVLGLQKGSSPEEIKKAYRKLALKYHPDKNPDDPAAAERFKEINSAHATLSDADKRRLYDQYGSLGLYVAEQFGDDAVRHYFLMSKWWFQALVLCCGALTCCCCCCCCFFCCGTCCPPKEDESYKYVDPKDLEAQMRAEDGDLQIPVVAQPPPASTEPLPASTRSDA, encoded by the exons ATGGCGGAGCCCCCGCGGCCGCAGCGGAAGCTGTCGCGGGTCGGGGAGAGCCTGTACCgcgtgctggggctgcagaagggCAGCTCCCCCGAGGAGATCAAGAAGGCCTATCG GAAGCTGGCCCTCAAATACCATCCAGACAAGAACCCCGATGACCCCGCGGCGGCCGAGCGCTTCAAGGAGATCAACAGCGCCCACGCCACGCTGAGCGATGCGGACAAGCGCCGCCTCTACGACCAGTACGGCTCCCTGGGCCTCTACGTGGCCGAGCAGTTCGGCGACGATGCTGTCCGGCACTACTTCCTCATGTCCAAGTGGTGGTTCCAG GCACTGGTGCTGTGCTGCGGTGccctcacctgctgctgctgctgctgctgctgcttcttctgctgtGGGACGTGCTGCCCACCCAAGGAGGACGAGTCCTACAAGTACGTGGACCCCAAGGACCTGGAGGCACAGATGCGCGCAGAGGACGGCG ATCTGCAGATCCCTGTGGTAGCACAGCCCCCGCCTGCCAGCACGGAGCCgctgccagccagcaccaggAGCGACGCCTGA